A genomic region of Raphanus sativus cultivar WK10039 chromosome 6, ASM80110v3, whole genome shotgun sequence contains the following coding sequences:
- the LOC108807081 gene encoding phosphatidylinositol 4-phosphate 5-kinase 5 has product MEGQAKLTRTQSSFLRSPSSTVRSSFHSFSLIADDVSHQKQDLETGEKEEKQRRYPRKPFGSSPRTGLTRIKPGLVFTMVSLSFLSLSSFFFFVVFTQTDELITSENLLLALILVAVALFLASKNIALLNLTKLAITKGLHFQSKNRSKPVQWYIGDTETKPEKATKRFVKEGVQFYSNGDFYEGEFHKGKCNGSGVYYYFVRGRYEGDWVDGRYDGHGIESWARGSRYKGQYRQGLRHGYGVYRFYTGDCYSGEWLNGQSHGFGVQSCADGSSYVGESRFGVKHGLGSYHFRNGDMYAGEYFGDKIHGFGVYRFANGHCYEGAWHEGRKQGYGAYSFRTGDTKSGEWDSGNLVTFLHHTSELVRRAVQAARETAKKEADNRRRVDEQVSLAVTGANKAATAARVAAVKAVQNQMDGKFCQS; this is encoded by the exons ATGGAAGGACAGGCGAAGCTGACGAGGACACAGTCATCGTTTCTCCGGTCACCGTCGTCGACGGTACGTTCGTCTTTTCACAGCTTTAGTTTAATCGCCGACGATGTCTCTCACCAGAAACAAGATCTTGAAAccggagagaaagaagagaagcaGAGGAGATACCCGCGTAAACCATTCGGGTCAAGTCCTCGAACCGGGTTAACCCGAATCAAACCGGGTCTAGTCTTCACCATGGTGTCTCTCTCTTTCCTCAGTCtctcctctttcttcttcttcgtcgtcttCACCCAAACCGATGAGCTTATCACGTCCGAGAACCTCCTCCTAGCTTTGATCTTAGTCGCCGTCGCTCTCTTCCTCGCCTCGAAGAACATCGCACTTCTCAACCTAACCAAACTCGCAATCACCAAAGGCTTACACTTCCAGAGCAAGAACCGGTCAAAACCGGTTCAGTGGTACATCGGGGATACCGAAACCAAACCGGAGAAGGCCACCAAGCGGTTCGTTAAAGAAGGTGTTCAGTTCTACAGCAACGGAGACTTCTACGAAGGGGAGTTTCACAAAGGGAAGTGTAACGGGAGTGGTGTTTACTACTACTTCGTGAGAGGACGGTACGAAGGTGATTGGGTGGATGGGAGATACGATGGTCATGGGATTGAAAGCTGGGCTAGAGGAAGTAGGTACAAAGGTCAGTATAGGCAAGGTCTTAGACACGGTTATGGAGTTTACAGATTCTACACTGGTGATTGTTACTCTGGTGAATGGTTAAATGGTCAAAGCCATGGGTTTGGTGTTCAGTCTTGTGCTGATGGCAGTTCTTATGTTGGAGAATCAAGATTTGGTGTCAAACATGGGCTTGGATCTTACCATTTccg AAATGGAGATATGTATGCAGGAGAGTACTTTGGAGACAAAATACATGGGTTTGGTGTGTACCGTTTTGCTAATGGTCATTGTTACGAAGGAGCGTGGCATGAAGGTCGTAAGCAAGGGTATGGTGCTTACTCGTTTAGAACCGGTGATACTAAATCCGGTGAGTGGGACTCGGGGAATCTTGTAACGTTTCTCCATCATACGAGCGAGCTGGTACGCAGAGCGGTTCAGGCTGCTAGAGAAACTGCCAAGAAGGAGGCGGATAATCGGAGACGAGTAGATGAACAAGTGAGTCTAGCTGTTACTGGAGCTAATAAGGCTGCAACGGCTGCAAGAGTGGCTGCGGTTAAAGCGGTTCAGAATCAGATGGATGGTAAATTTTGTCAAAGTTAA
- the LOC108812937 gene encoding uncharacterized protein LOC108812937: MGITLLLDQKNSIIHGFIPAARSPYYSPFLKAYKIMDHPFVFVIWFIPQTTIYEVIDNALIINIEKFMLRKFVRLQALANTNLELPNVVGQIQSVQGSDLTDVGVTSRVVVRFVIEPPKVVVYLSFLDDAASVFRGLINSGDRTQSVMVVTTVNPKLFGGNLNLNSTPATEFYFDPALEATAQFTASLDGPVGEAFPCIDTKDGIKKKEVVSIGELNKFITNSDEQTQEADFICMARVVEVLQQNGRYFVSCTGCSKIEA, translated from the exons ATGGGAATCACACTACTCCTGGATCAGAAG AATTCAATTATACATGGATTCATTCCTGCTGCTCGCTCTCCTTATTACAGTCCGTTTCTGAAAGCATACAAGATAATGGACCACCCTTTCGTTTTCGTGATCTGGTTTATCCCCCAAACAACCATCTATGAGGTCATTGACAATGCTCTTATCATTAACATTGAGAAATTCATGCTGCGGAAGTTTGTCCGACTCCAAGCCCTCGCTAACACTAATCTAGAACTTCCCA ATGTTGTTGGGCAGATCCAATCTGTCCAAGGTTCGGATTTAACAGATGTTGGAGTGACGAGTCGTGTTGTTGTTCGTTTCGTGATTGAACCGCC TAAGGTGGTGGTATATCTGTCTTTCTTGGATGATGCTGCTTCAGTTTTTAGGGGTCTGATCAACTCAGGTGATAGGACACAGTCTGTCATGGTGGTCACTACTGTGAATCCCAAACTTTTTGGAG GTAACCTAAACCTCAACTCAACGCCAGCAACGGAATTTTATTTCGACCCAGCACTTGAAGCCACTGCACAGTTCACAGCCAG CCTGGATGGCCCAGTTGGGGAAGCTTTCCCGTGCATCGATACCAAAGATGGCATCAAAAAGAAGGAAGTTGTCTCCATAGGAGAGCTAAACAAGTTCATTACCAATTCTGATGAACAG ACACAGGAAGCTGATTTCATTTGCATGGCTCGGGTTGTGGAAGTTCTGCAACAAAATGGTCGGTATTTCGTATCTTGCACTGGCTGCAGCAAAATCGAAGCTTGA
- the LOC108810701 gene encoding nuclear transcription factor Y subunit B-9-like: protein MERGAPLSHYQLPKSNSGLNLDQHNNSIPTMTGSISACDDKNKTILPQQQPSMPREQDQYMPIANVIRIMRKILPPHAKISDDAKETIQECVSEYISFVTGEANERCQREQRKTITAEDILWAMSKLGFDDYVGPLNLFINRYREFETDRGCSLRGESSSFKPVYGGSGIGFHGPPPPGPYGYGMLDQSMVMGGGRYYNNGSGQDGSVGGGGSSSSINGMPVYDQYGQYK, encoded by the exons ATGGAACGTGGAGCTCCTCTCTCTCACTATCAGCTACCCAAATCTAACTCTG GGCTGAACTTGGACCAGCACAACAACTCAATCCCAACAATGACCGGCTCCATCAGTGCATGCGACGATAAGAACAAGACTATCTTGCCGCAGCAACAACCAAGCATGCCTCGTGAGCAAGACCAATACATGCCAATCGCAAACGTGATAAGGATCATGCGTAAAATCTTACCGCCTCACGCCAAAATCTCTGACGACGCCAAAGAAACGATTCAAGAATGCGTCTCCGAGTACATCAGCTTCGTGACCGGTGAAGCTAACGAGCGTTGCCAACGGGAGCAACGCAAGACAATAACTGCTGAAGATATCCTTTGGGCGATGAGCAAGCTTGGGTTCGATGATTACGTTGGACCACTCAACTTGTTCATTAACCGGTACCGTGAGTTCGAGACCGATCGTGGGTGTTCACTTAGAGGTGAATCTTCTTCGTTTAAACCTGTATATGGAGGAAGTGGTATAGGGTTTCATGGCCCACCTCCCCCGGGTCCTTATGGTTACGGTATGTTGGATCAATCTATGGTTATGGGTGGTGGTCGGTACTACAATAACGGATCGGGTCAGGATGGATCCGTAGGTGGTGGTGGATCTTCCTCTTCTATTAATGGAATGCCGGTTTATGACCAGTATGGTCAGTATaagtga
- the LOC108807236 gene encoding COP9 signalosome complex subunit 7: MDLEQKQAEIIDQLVRRASTCNGESLWPIIVDATSHPSLFAFSEILALPNVSQLEGTSNSVYLDVLRLFAHGTWADYKCNASRIPQLSPDQILKLKQLTLLTLAESNKVLPYDTLMVELDVSNVRELEDFLINDCMYAGIIRGKLDQLKRCFEVPFAAGRDLRPGQLANMLCTLSDWLNTSDNLLVSIQEKIKWADNMSEMDKKHRKEAEEGVEELKKSLSMKGDFGSRGHHEMFGEPSGMMNYQGDGMRSKRRRHPVRR; the protein is encoded by the exons ATGGATTTGGAGCAGAAGCAAGCGGAGATCATTGATCAGCTCGTTCGCCGAGCTTCTACCTGCAACGGCGAGTCTCTATGGCCTATCATCGTCGACGCTACTTCGCATCCTTCTCTTTTCGCCTTTTCCGAGATTTTGGCTCTACCTAATGTTTCCCAG CTTGAAGGAACCTCAAATTCAGTGTACCTGGATGTTCTACGGTTGTTTGCACATGGCACCTGGGCTGACTACAAATGTAACGCCAGCCGTATTCCTCAGTTGTCTCCTGACCAAATCCTGAAGCTTAAACAGCTCACTCTGCTTACCCTTGCTGAGTCAAACAAG GTACTGCCTTATGATACACTGATGGTGGAGTTAGATGTCTCCAATGTTCGTGAACTCGAGGACTTTCTTATCAATGACTGTATGTACGCG GGTATAATTAGAGGAAAGCTGGATCAGTTGAAAAGATGCTTCGAG GTTCCATTTGCAGCTGGTAGGGATCTAAGGCCAGGTCAACTTGCGAATATGTTATGCACCTTGTCAGACTG GTTGAACACTTCAGATAATCTTCTCGTTTCAATTCAAGAGAAGATTAAATGGGCTGACAATATGAGTGAGATGGACAAGAAACATCGCAAGGAAGCAGAAGAAGGAGTCGAAGAATTGAAGAAGTCTCTGTCCATGAAG GGGGATTTTGGCAGCAGAGGGCATCATGAGATGTTTGGGGAACCAAGTGGAATGATGAACTACCAAGGAGATGGAATGCGATCAAAGAG GAGAAGGCATCCGGTGAGAAggtag